In Bdellovibrionales bacterium, the following proteins share a genomic window:
- a CDS encoding glutamate-5-semialdehyde dehydrogenase, whose protein sequence is MEEILKSVKQASFRMAYLTSQHKNQTLSALSDILEKKRTWLIQANAKDLEEQRGKISSSLFQRLTLSTEKISELVRGLSDLQGLKDPIGERTLHRELDQGLILEKVTTPIGVIGIIFESRPDVAVQIGSLLLKSGNAGVLKGGKEAFHTLREIEELVKLLNERCKFLPQHWLSFIGSRDEVTKMLSQDAYIDLVIPRGSNDLVKSVKAQTKIPVLGHADGICHLYMDRDFDVSHAIALILDSKAQNPSACNALETLLVHQQHYGEVISLLRKNKMGIELIEAPSSWSVEYGDLRLAVKSVVGVEQAISHINSYGSHHTDVILSQDLAATDQFIREVDSANVFVNCSTRFSDGFRYGFGAEVGISTNKTHARGPVGLEGLTIYKYVLRGQGHRVSDYTGAGAKLFSHRNLEC, encoded by the coding sequence GTGGAAGAAATCCTAAAGAGCGTCAAACAAGCGAGTTTCAGGATGGCCTATTTAACGAGCCAGCACAAAAATCAGACGCTTTCGGCTTTGTCTGACATCCTTGAAAAAAAGAGAACCTGGCTCATTCAAGCGAATGCCAAAGATCTGGAGGAGCAAAGGGGGAAAATATCTTCTAGTCTTTTTCAGCGGCTCACGCTTTCAACCGAGAAGATATCCGAACTTGTTCGGGGACTCTCAGACCTTCAGGGATTGAAAGATCCCATTGGAGAAAGAACTCTGCACAGAGAACTTGATCAAGGACTCATACTGGAAAAAGTGACAACTCCCATCGGAGTGATCGGGATTATTTTTGAAAGTCGTCCCGATGTGGCCGTTCAAATTGGATCCTTGTTACTAAAGAGCGGAAATGCGGGAGTTCTCAAGGGTGGCAAAGAAGCCTTTCATACTCTGCGAGAGATAGAAGAATTGGTGAAGCTGCTGAATGAACGGTGTAAATTTCTGCCGCAACACTGGTTGAGCTTTATTGGCTCTCGAGACGAGGTGACAAAAATGCTTTCCCAGGACGCTTACATCGATCTGGTGATTCCTCGGGGTTCAAACGACTTGGTAAAATCGGTGAAGGCACAAACTAAAATTCCAGTTCTTGGGCACGCCGACGGAATCTGCCATCTTTATATGGATCGGGATTTCGACGTTTCTCATGCCATTGCATTGATCCTTGATTCAAAAGCTCAAAACCCCTCGGCCTGCAACGCACTTGAGACTCTTTTGGTTCATCAGCAGCACTATGGCGAAGTTATTTCTTTGCTCAGAAAAAATAAAATGGGAATTGAGCTCATTGAAGCGCCTTCTTCTTGGAGCGTCGAATACGGAGATTTGAGATTGGCTGTGAAATCTGTGGTTGGTGTTGAACAGGCGATTTCTCATATCAATAGCTACGGATCCCATCACACGGATGTCATCCTGAGCCAAGATTTGGCAGCAACGGACCAATTCATTCGCGAAGTGGATTCTGCAAACGTTTTTGTTAATTGTTCGACTCGCTTCTCAGATGGATTTCGCTATGGATTTGGCGCGGAGGTCGGTATCAGCACAAACAAAACCCACGCACGAGGCCCGGTCGGCCTTGAGGGATTGACCATTTATAAATATGTTCTTCGCGGACAGGGTCACAGAGTGTCTGACTACACGGGGGCAGGTGCGAAATTATTTTCTCACCGGAATCTTGAATGCTAA
- a CDS encoding TraM recognition domain-containing protein, whose translation MNQKPLERGDLALIFAFIGIPVSLFVFRYTMRVSEFITRYWNSPESSRHLWIACGTGFLFVIYRICIRWNCHLEEVTAAVRKNDGAIFLGHCSSQEALHLTTDLRTRHTQVIGTTSCGKSESVILPWAIQDIQNGGGLIIIDGKADKSFLDKIYAYAVDAGRASDFRLFSLSNPEESCSFNPLAVGSVQEVTERVFSSFQFDNEYFESVQFRIFRDVIAIIKDQNIVPTFSHINLLLTNKDALERWIEASRNEPLKTNLTAFNNLSAKERDERSSGLVTKLSHFCADEISPLFNTTQSHIDLGLALKHKWICYFQLPTMYYQFLGSSTGKLVLQCLQNSVAKRHNEGGKNASFISVYLDDFQDYIYEGFEALLNKSRSANIGMVFSHQALGDLDKVSPAFRNVVTTNTNVKIVMRNNDPETAEFFANSFGTTTSSKETERVSRGIFGSTKTGELSVRAVEEYLFHPNVIKSELRTGEALVSIPYFEGVKTRRVRFTPLPDKDAKHLPCIPKGNIDQKTLLNPPGRNDKTEVNRVVLN comes from the coding sequence ATGAATCAAAAACCATTGGAGCGGGGCGACCTCGCCCTCATCTTTGCATTCATCGGAATACCTGTTTCACTCTTTGTGTTCCGCTACACCATGCGCGTATCGGAATTTATAACCCGCTACTGGAACTCTCCGGAATCGAGCAGGCACCTCTGGATCGCCTGTGGTACGGGATTCTTGTTCGTGATTTATCGAATATGCATTCGCTGGAATTGTCACCTCGAAGAAGTGACTGCCGCTGTCAGAAAGAATGATGGAGCAATATTTCTTGGGCATTGCAGTTCCCAAGAAGCGCTTCATCTCACAACCGATTTGCGCACCAGGCACACTCAGGTGATCGGCACCACCAGTTGCGGGAAATCCGAGTCCGTCATTCTTCCATGGGCCATACAGGACATTCAAAACGGCGGTGGACTTATTATCATTGACGGTAAAGCGGATAAATCTTTTCTCGATAAAATCTATGCCTACGCCGTTGATGCTGGCCGCGCCAGCGACTTTCGCTTATTTTCATTGTCGAATCCAGAAGAGTCCTGCTCATTCAATCCCTTAGCAGTAGGCTCTGTTCAAGAAGTAACCGAAAGAGTCTTTTCCAGCTTTCAATTCGATAATGAGTATTTTGAAAGTGTCCAGTTTCGAATTTTTCGCGACGTAATCGCCATCATTAAGGATCAAAACATTGTTCCCACCTTTTCTCATATAAACCTCTTGCTAACCAACAAAGATGCCTTGGAAAGATGGATTGAGGCCAGTCGCAACGAACCACTGAAGACTAACCTCACCGCATTCAATAATCTCTCGGCAAAGGAACGCGATGAGAGGTCAAGCGGTCTGGTAACGAAACTCAGTCACTTTTGCGCAGACGAGATTTCGCCGCTGTTCAACACAACTCAATCCCATATCGACTTGGGCCTTGCTCTAAAGCACAAATGGATTTGCTACTTTCAGCTTCCGACAATGTACTACCAATTTCTTGGTTCTTCGACTGGCAAGCTTGTCCTGCAGTGCCTGCAAAATTCCGTGGCGAAGCGCCATAATGAAGGCGGAAAGAATGCGAGCTTCATCTCTGTATATCTCGACGATTTTCAAGATTATATCTACGAAGGATTCGAAGCTCTGCTTAATAAATCCCGGTCAGCAAATATCGGCATGGTGTTTTCGCACCAGGCCCTTGGTGATCTCGATAAGGTGAGCCCTGCTTTTCGAAACGTGGTGACTACGAATACGAACGTAAAGATCGTCATGCGGAACAACGACCCGGAAACGGCGGAGTTTTTTGCAAATTCATTTGGCACCACGACTTCATCAAAAGAAACCGAACGTGTTTCACGCGGAATATTCGGCTCTACCAAGACAGGTGAACTTTCCGTAAGGGCCGTGGAGGAATACCTCTTTCATCCAAACGTCATCAAGTCGGAGTTAAGAACTGGCGAAGCCCTTGTTTCTATCCCTTACTTTGAAGGAGTAAAGACCAGAAGAGTTAGATTCACGCCGCTTCCTGATAAAGACGCCAAACATTTGCCTTGTATTCCCAAGGGGAATATCGACCAGAAAACCCTACTGAATCCTCCAGGACGAAACGACAAAACCGAAGTCAACCGAGTGGTTCTAAACTAA
- a CDS encoding TrbI/VirB10 family protein, whose amino-acid sequence MKLPKVDEYFLAKDAPVGKYRRLDTTKIRNWLFGIGAVTLIAVLFTGNEEPETPPAATTVDSNTSVSQGMSQSSAAYSGDGNFYLSNVSGHSLGGRVGAGRQLTASQVVKPQGNSIGVGLPSGTTIPARLANRIVTSDSRGPVVAIITSEVSSQLGFAIPVGTKALGNAQTEHGSERVQVAFHTLVFENGTEQPFSAVAVMPDGSSGIAGEYHSQIFKRESGRFLGNFISGFADGFKDREQGNSAPFEPGNLKNAALNGLSESASEHAKTQAEEMKNVTPLCHGRTRNALSCIP is encoded by the coding sequence ATGAAATTACCAAAAGTGGACGAATATTTTTTAGCCAAAGACGCTCCGGTCGGGAAATATCGCCGCCTTGATACTACCAAAATCAGAAATTGGCTCTTTGGGATCGGTGCTGTTACCCTCATCGCCGTTCTCTTCACTGGAAACGAAGAGCCAGAAACCCCTCCTGCGGCAACCACGGTGGACAGCAATACCAGCGTTTCTCAAGGAATGAGCCAATCCTCAGCCGCATACTCCGGCGACGGGAATTTTTATTTGTCGAATGTCTCTGGGCATTCGCTTGGCGGTCGTGTTGGTGCTGGTCGGCAACTCACCGCCAGCCAGGTCGTCAAGCCCCAAGGAAATAGCATCGGTGTGGGCCTTCCCTCAGGAACCACAATTCCGGCGCGACTTGCTAACCGTATTGTCACTTCTGATAGCCGAGGCCCCGTCGTGGCGATTATCACTTCGGAGGTTTCGTCCCAACTAGGATTTGCCATACCTGTAGGCACTAAGGCACTTGGCAACGCGCAAACCGAACACGGATCAGAGCGAGTTCAGGTGGCATTCCACACTCTGGTATTTGAAAATGGTACGGAACAGCCATTTTCTGCCGTGGCGGTAATGCCGGATGGCTCTAGTGGCATTGCAGGCGAATACCACTCTCAGATTTTCAAGCGAGAATCAGGACGCTTCCTTGGGAATTTTATCTCAGGATTTGCCGATGGTTTTAAGGACCGCGAGCAAGGAAATAGCGCTCCCTTTGAGCCAGGAAATCTAAAAAATGCGGCACTGAACGGTCTCTCTGAGTCAGCCTCGGAACATGCAAAAACCCAAGCCGAAGAAATGAAAAACGTCACCCCCCTATGTCACGGTCGAACCCGGAACGCCCTTTCTTGTATTCCTTGA
- a CDS encoding TrbG/VirB9 family P-type conjugative transfer protein, which yields MKKQTFTIAIIISLLTSFTAFAKNVKTISIDESEVAQVRVSLGYSTLLQFDARPVQAIVGDQDSFKVEYVGNSIAIKPLMSGVSTNLFVMTEYGKFNFRISSGRGFEPDYILRVKRKAPVTTEAPGGIITKRVGVSRSVGGITLRLLSVASAKINTPMIYSFELSSKDKKIGFQPGDFAVLQSGRSLPIENIYIERLSLDKGQRLFGMVHVKREHLRRGYKSTLQFKTESIKGGIQISAPSI from the coding sequence ATGAAGAAACAAACCTTCACAATCGCAATTATCATCTCTTTGCTGACCTCATTCACGGCCTTCGCTAAGAATGTAAAAACCATCTCAATTGACGAATCTGAGGTGGCACAAGTCCGCGTCTCGCTCGGTTACTCGACTCTGTTGCAATTCGATGCAAGACCGGTTCAAGCCATTGTGGGCGACCAGGACTCCTTTAAGGTGGAATATGTTGGAAACTCAATTGCCATCAAGCCGCTGATGTCTGGCGTTTCAACCAACCTCTTCGTGATGACGGAGTACGGAAAATTCAATTTTAGGATCAGTTCTGGCCGCGGATTCGAGCCAGATTATATTTTGCGAGTAAAACGAAAAGCACCTGTGACGACTGAGGCACCAGGGGGAATTATTACGAAACGGGTCGGTGTCTCGCGCTCGGTTGGCGGCATTACGCTGCGATTGCTTTCTGTGGCAAGCGCCAAGATCAATACGCCAATGATTTACTCCTTTGAACTTTCATCCAAGGACAAAAAGATTGGTTTTCAACCAGGAGACTTTGCGGTTCTTCAATCCGGGCGCTCGCTACCTATTGAAAATATCTATATCGAACGGCTTTCTTTGGACAAGGGCCAGCGACTATTTGGAATGGTTCATGTTAAGCGCGAACACCTGCGCCGTGGATACAAAAGCACGCTTCAGTTCAAAACGGAGTCTATCAAGGGAGGAATTCAAATTTCGGCCCCATCAATTTGA
- a CDS encoding S9 family peptidase, with the protein MKNPIIGLFPACVFFLIACAQPAIRQIPSAPTATAQIPVRDFFRNPTSSRFALSPSGDHLAFLQPYKNRMNISVMKSSQVGQNLSQASRVTNVLDRDISNFFWKGDKTLVFSRDEGGDENFHLFSVDIKGKNLKKLTPFPGVRMEIIDDLEDIDENHVLIGLNKRKKEIFDVYRLNIKSGKLDLVAENPGNFTSWITDHDGKIRGAIATNGVNTDLYYRKSEKGSFKKTFSTDFKTSVSPHFFTFDNKFVYASSNLGRDKSAIVKFDLAEGKELEKIFDHNEVDVEGLSYSKKRKVLVAALFTTWKKERHFFDSKMESIFSKVTNSLPGYEISFSSLNRDETKIVVRSYSDRSLGSFYLFDVASETLSKISEVGPWINESEMAEMKPISYVSRDGLKINGYLTLPRNYISGKIPIIIHPHGGPWARDDWGYNPTIQWLANRGYRVLQMNFRGSTGYGRKFWEASFKQWGKTMQNDISDGVQWLIKKEVADPKRICIYGGSYGGYAVLAGLAFTPELYACGVDYVGVSNLFTFMKTIPPYWKPFLDMMYEMVGNPDLDKELMHSASPVFHVDRIKAPLFVVQGAKDPRVNIEESNQIVNALKAKGIDVPYLVKQDEGHGFHNEENRFEFYEAMEKFLEQHLKP; encoded by the coding sequence ATGAAAAACCCAATAATTGGTCTCTTCCCTGCCTGTGTTTTTTTTCTCATCGCCTGTGCTCAGCCAGCAATTCGGCAGATTCCGTCAGCGCCGACGGCTACGGCCCAAATTCCTGTGCGCGATTTCTTTCGTAATCCCACAAGTTCAAGGTTTGCTCTGTCCCCCTCAGGAGATCACCTCGCTTTTCTGCAGCCCTACAAAAATCGAATGAATATCTCTGTCATGAAAAGTTCTCAGGTAGGCCAAAATCTCTCTCAAGCCAGTCGAGTGACCAATGTCCTGGATCGCGATATCAGCAATTTTTTCTGGAAAGGAGACAAGACACTTGTTTTCTCGAGAGACGAGGGCGGAGACGAAAATTTCCATCTTTTCTCAGTGGATATCAAAGGCAAAAATCTAAAAAAACTGACTCCTTTTCCGGGAGTTCGGATGGAGATCATCGATGATCTCGAAGACATCGACGAGAACCATGTCTTGATCGGGCTGAACAAGAGAAAAAAGGAGATCTTTGATGTCTATCGCCTCAACATCAAGTCAGGAAAACTAGATCTGGTAGCAGAAAACCCGGGAAATTTCACGAGCTGGATCACAGACCACGATGGCAAAATAAGGGGTGCTATTGCGACGAATGGAGTCAATACCGATCTCTACTATCGAAAAAGCGAAAAAGGAAGTTTCAAAAAAACCTTTTCAACTGATTTCAAAACTTCCGTTTCTCCTCATTTTTTTACTTTTGATAACAAGTTTGTTTACGCGTCTTCTAATCTTGGTCGCGACAAATCCGCTATCGTTAAGTTTGATCTCGCAGAGGGGAAGGAACTTGAAAAAATATTTGATCATAATGAAGTCGACGTTGAAGGTCTCTCCTATTCAAAGAAAAGAAAAGTGCTTGTTGCCGCCTTGTTTACTACTTGGAAAAAGGAGCGTCATTTCTTCGACTCAAAAATGGAATCCATTTTTTCAAAAGTGACGAATTCTCTCCCTGGTTACGAGATCTCATTTTCAAGCTTGAATAGAGATGAAACTAAAATTGTGGTTCGATCCTATAGCGACAGAAGTCTGGGCTCCTTTTACCTATTTGATGTCGCCAGTGAAACTCTATCTAAAATTAGCGAAGTCGGCCCTTGGATCAACGAATCAGAGATGGCCGAGATGAAACCTATCTCCTATGTGAGTCGAGATGGTTTAAAGATTAACGGGTATCTCACCCTCCCCAGAAACTATATCAGTGGCAAGATACCTATCATCATTCACCCCCACGGAGGCCCCTGGGCCCGCGATGATTGGGGCTATAACCCAACCATCCAGTGGCTCGCCAACCGGGGATACAGGGTCTTGCAGATGAATTTTAGAGGGTCAACTGGGTATGGTCGAAAGTTTTGGGAAGCCTCGTTCAAGCAATGGGGAAAGACCATGCAAAACGATATTTCAGATGGCGTGCAGTGGCTGATTAAGAAGGAAGTAGCCGATCCAAAAAGAATTTGTATTTATGGAGGAAGTTACGGCGGCTACGCGGTTTTAGCTGGCCTCGCTTTTACTCCTGAGCTTTACGCCTGCGGAGTTGACTACGTCGGAGTTTCAAATCTTTTTACTTTTATGAAAACGATTCCTCCTTACTGGAAACCCTTTCTGGATATGATGTACGAAATGGTTGGCAATCCAGATTTGGACAAAGAATTGATGCATTCTGCTTCACCCGTGTTTCACGTTGATCGCATCAAAGCCCCTCTTTTCGTTGTTCAGGGGGCCAAGGACCCGCGAGTGAACATTGAAGAATCAAACCAAATCGTCAATGCTCTCAAAGCGAAGGGAATTGACGTTCCCTATTTAGTCAAACAGGATGAGGGTCATGGGTTTCACAATGAAGAGAACAGATTTGAATTTTATGAAGCCATGGAGAAATTTCTCGAGCAACACCTGAAGCCCTAA
- the tnpB gene encoding IS66 family insertion sequence element accessory protein TnpB → MINFNRRTKVLVCKEPTDMRASYDTLFSKAKGVLNKAPLSGHLFVFINSRKTSIKCLYWNGTRMVFLCKRMNQGTFSRLNPMFRGEIILTAKGFDLFFEGASFEKGFIDSPRKKHSQRGKSCNLFWFDCGTN, encoded by the coding sequence ATGATCAATTTCAATCGAAGAACAAAAGTTCTAGTGTGTAAAGAGCCCACCGACATGCGGGCAAGTTACGACACACTTTTTTCCAAGGCAAAGGGGGTCTTGAACAAGGCCCCCCTTTCGGGCCATTTATTTGTGTTCATTAATTCGCGAAAAACCTCGATTAAGTGCTTGTATTGGAATGGCACAAGAATGGTGTTTTTGTGCAAGCGCATGAATCAGGGAACATTCAGTCGCCTTAATCCCATGTTTAGGGGCGAGATTATTTTAACGGCGAAGGGGTTTGATTTGTTTTTTGAAGGCGCAAGTTTTGAGAAAGGATTTATCGATTCTCCGAGGAAAAAACATTCCCAGCGCGGCAAGAGTTGCAATCTGTTTTGGTTTGACTGTGGAACAAATTAA
- the proB gene encoding glutamate 5-kinase, which translates to MERIDRIVIKIGTGVLTGEDGTFAATRLSRLLDEILPFVSKPHQQAMIVSSGAVGLGRMRLNLKGDLSLAEKQACAAIGQSVLIQNYNVILSRFGLMAGQILINSQDLKNAERRKNLMASLREMERFPVVPVINENDVTSTEELEILGESDLSFGDNDRLSALLALEIKASLLVILTDSEGIYLDKPKNSSDRPLSYVEDLSVLDQVHIWNNSKLGRGGVKSKIASARLAAEGGTPCWVVSGFKERQLDSFFRTFADRRAPLSGTFVVGKGTVWKKS; encoded by the coding sequence ATGGAACGAATCGATCGCATTGTTATCAAAATTGGAACTGGAGTCTTGACTGGAGAAGATGGAACTTTCGCAGCTACCAGGCTTTCGCGTCTTCTGGATGAAATCTTGCCATTTGTCAGTAAGCCCCATCAGCAGGCGATGATCGTTTCGTCGGGAGCGGTCGGTCTAGGGAGGATGCGGCTCAATCTTAAAGGCGACTTATCTCTGGCCGAAAAACAGGCTTGTGCAGCGATTGGTCAATCTGTTCTTATTCAAAACTATAATGTTATTCTCTCTCGTTTTGGGCTCATGGCAGGTCAAATTTTGATTAATTCCCAAGATCTTAAAAATGCTGAGCGTCGCAAAAATCTGATGGCATCTCTTCGGGAAATGGAGAGATTTCCGGTTGTTCCGGTGATCAATGAAAATGATGTGACATCAACGGAGGAATTGGAAATTTTGGGTGAGTCAGATCTCTCTTTTGGCGATAACGATCGATTGTCCGCGCTCTTGGCTTTGGAAATCAAAGCCAGTTTGTTGGTCATATTGACGGACAGCGAGGGGATCTATCTTGATAAGCCTAAAAACTCCAGTGATAGGCCTCTTTCTTATGTGGAGGATCTCAGCGTGTTGGATCAGGTTCATATTTGGAACAATTCGAAACTTGGCAGGGGAGGGGTGAAAAGCAAGATAGCCTCAGCCCGTCTGGCGGCCGAGGGGGGGACGCCCTGTTGGGTTGTTTCCGGTTTCAAAGAAAGACAACTTGATAGCTTTTTTAGAACTTTTGCCGATCGTCGCGCGCCTTTGTCTGGAACATTTGTCGTAGGAAAGGGCACTGTGTGGAAGAAATCCTAA
- a CDS encoding helix-turn-helix transcriptional regulator codes for MAKLILAEVLKKKGLSKRQFAKRIGKDYSAVFRYFREGYDPKLSTLEDWAKALNCRVRDLVEE; via the coding sequence ATGGCGAAATTGATACTGGCAGAGGTCCTGAAAAAGAAGGGCCTATCAAAGCGGCAGTTTGCGAAACGGATCGGCAAGGATTATTCCGCCGTGTTTCGTTATTTCCGTGAGGGATACGACCCAAAGCTATCGACTCTTGAAGATTGGGCTAAGGCCTTGAACTGCCGGGTCAGGGATTTGGTGGAGGAATAG
- a CDS encoding serine hydrolase — MRSIKLLMRAAIIFAIPLGLSIQSCSSGYRPLSGPNQEVKNEDSEPPPPNLPPPNGNNFYYPPVNDLEKETCDSSTWEHTSPLSAGFNEEKLNEVMNFVKDPSQHTTAFVILHRGRIVREWYSGKINLTEYNSGLTQGLLKVANWDCNSADRIHSASKSMVSIAIGIAEQEGRLNMEDPVSQFWEVGQTCPRSTRIRFTSNIY; from the coding sequence ATGCGTTCTATAAAGCTATTAATGAGAGCCGCAATTATATTCGCAATTCCTCTTGGATTGTCAATTCAATCTTGTTCATCGGGCTATCGGCCACTTTCTGGTCCGAATCAAGAGGTCAAAAACGAGGATTCAGAACCGCCGCCGCCCAATCTTCCTCCCCCAAACGGCAACAACTTCTACTATCCGCCGGTGAACGATTTAGAGAAGGAAACTTGCGATTCATCCACTTGGGAACATACATCTCCATTGTCTGCCGGATTCAATGAAGAAAAATTAAATGAGGTCATGAACTTTGTTAAGGATCCCAGTCAACACACCACGGCTTTTGTCATTCTCCATCGAGGGAGAATTGTTCGGGAGTGGTACAGCGGAAAAATCAATCTTACTGAATACAACAGTGGACTTACGCAAGGACTTCTGAAAGTTGCCAACTGGGATTGTAACTCAGCTGATCGGATTCATTCTGCATCAAAATCGATGGTCAGTATTGCGATTGGAATTGCTGAGCAAGAGGGACGGCTTAACATGGAAGACCCAGTTTCACAATTTTGGGAAGTTGGACAAACTTGCCCGCGATCGACGAGGATAAGATTCACATCAAACATTTATTGA
- a CDS encoding Smr/MutS family protein — protein sequence MKSKRSITSKDRTGGAKGSQGKSTVRMIDLHGRTQDEIFDLVDRFLLNEVQKNSQQVKIMTGKGKGIVQKQVIDYLKKAGYHWNYERLDNGKANEGVLIVYLD from the coding sequence ATGAAAAGCAAAAGATCGATTACCTCAAAAGACCGGACAGGAGGAGCAAAGGGGAGTCAGGGCAAATCGACCGTTCGAATGATTGATTTGCACGGACGCACCCAAGACGAAATCTTTGACCTAGTTGATCGATTTTTGTTGAACGAGGTCCAAAAGAATTCCCAGCAAGTCAAGATAATGACTGGAAAGGGCAAGGGTATCGTCCAGAAACAAGTGATCGACTACTTGAAAAAAGCTGGATACCATTGGAACTATGAAAGACTGGATAACGGCAAGGCGAATGAAGGCGTTCTGATCGTTTATCTTGACTAA
- the orn gene encoding oligoribonuclease: protein MDYLLWFDMEMTGLDVEKEVPIEVAAAVTNKKLEIVDSYHSIINQPQKYLESMDDWNRKHHGNSGLLQLIPSGKSTSVVEADLLQLLDKYWAEEKVILAGNSISQDRLFINKYFQRFSERLHYRMLDVTAFKIVFNNFYSRVFQKKNAHRASEDIQESLDELSFYLSFIENS from the coding sequence GTGGACTATCTGCTGTGGTTTGATATGGAAATGACGGGACTCGACGTTGAAAAAGAAGTTCCAATCGAAGTCGCCGCAGCTGTTACCAATAAGAAACTGGAAATAGTCGATTCCTATCATTCCATCATAAATCAGCCACAGAAATATCTGGAATCTATGGACGACTGGAATCGAAAACACCACGGAAATTCAGGGCTTCTCCAACTTATTCCATCTGGTAAATCAACTTCTGTGGTCGAAGCCGATCTTTTGCAACTTCTTGATAAATACTGGGCAGAAGAAAAAGTGATTCTCGCTGGAAACTCCATTTCTCAAGACCGCTTATTTATTAACAAGTATTTCCAAAGGTTTTCCGAGCGATTGCATTATCGAATGCTCGATGTGACAGCCTTCAAAATTGTTTTTAATAATTTTTACAGTCGCGTTTTTCAAAAGAAAAACGCCCACAGAGCATCAGAAGACATTCAGGAGAGTCTTGACGAACTCTCCTTCTATCTCTCTTTTATTGAAAATTCATAG